The Nitrosomonadales bacterium nucleotide sequence CGGTCTTCACGCGCGCGATCATCCTGTCGTCGTAGCCCGCCTCCTGCATCAGCCTGCCTGCGGTCTCGGCGTGGAACTTGTACAGCGTGGTGCGCCACAGCATGTAGCCCTTCTTGTCCATCGGATAGTCGCTGCGCGGGATCTTCCAGCGCTGGATATGCTGCGCACGGCAGGCCAGCTTGACCGCCTCGGAGGCTTCCGGTGCAAAACGTTCCTGCATATCGGTCATGCGCTGCGCGTAGAGCAGCTCCTTGGGATACTCCCTGCCCTCAAAGACCTCCTTGTTCGGGTCTTCTGAATTGGCTTGGTCAAAGGCCGCAATGGCGGCCTGGTACAGACTGGAGTTCATAGCGTTTTCTCTTTCAGTGAAGTTGAGTCCGGGACTTCCCCCTTGCAGCGCCGGATGAATCCGACGAAGCGGGTCGCCCAGTAGCAGCTGCCGATGGTGCGAAGATGGGTGTATGACGCGAGCAGATTGTTGACGACCAGCCCGTCGCGTTCACCGTCGATGCCATAGCCGCGCTCGACATGGTAAGCGAAGCGGCTGTCCGCCGGAAGGTTCTCCAGCTTCGAGTAATGGAACTCGTGCGCACGAATCAAACAATTGTTTCTCACGTTCGCGCCCTCGCCCGCCGGAATTGAAAATTGCTCTTCTCGTTTGCCCCCTCTCCCGCTTGCGGGAGAGGATTGAGGAGAGGGCATTTCCGGGAGAGGGTTGGGGAGAGGGTTCGTTCTCGGTCGCGGCCACGGATGTTCCGCGTCTTCTTTCAGGTGGACATAACCGCGGCCGATCGGCCTGGCATGCATGGTCACCTCGCCGGGGATGGCGCCGACCATCTCGAAGGTGCGGCCTTCATGGGTAAGGCTGCGCGACAGGTACATCAGGCCGCCGCATTCGGCGTAGGCCGGCATGCCGCCGGCGATGGCCTGCCGGATCTCGTTGCGCAGGGAGGCATTGGCTTCGAGTTCGACGGCGCATGCCTCGGGAAAGCCGCCGCCGATGTACAAGCCATCCACCTGCGGCAGATGGGTGTCGTTCAGCGTATCGAAAGGCACCAGTTCCGCACCCGCCGCCTCCAGCGCATCCAGATCGTCCGCGTAATAGAAGCCGAAGGATCGGTCGCGCGCGACGGCGATGCGCACCTTGTTGCCGCAGGGCAACGGACTCACCATCGCAGGAAATTGAAGAACGTTTTTCGCGTTCGTCTCCTCGCCCGCTTGCGGGAGAGGATTGAGGAGAGGGTTTGAGTGGGGAATGGGCAGCGGTTCCTTGCGCGACAGGACGAGCAGTCTGTCCAGATCGACCTGCCCGGCGACGATCTCGCCGATCTGCCTGACCTTGGCGTTGGCGGCGATGGATTCGTTGGAAGGCATCAGGCCCAGATGACGTTCGACGATGGACAGGCGTTCGTCATGCTGGATCGCGCCGACCACCGGCACGTCGGTGTAATGTTCGATCACCTGGCGCAGTTTCGATTCGTGACGTT carries:
- a CDS encoding DUF4202 domain-containing protein, yielding MNSSLYQAAIAAFDQANSEDPNKEVFEGREYPKELLYAQRMTDMQERFAPEASEAVKLACRAQHIQRWKIPRSDYPMDKKGYMLWRTTLYKFHAETAGRLMQEAGYDDRMIARVKTVVGKKELKSNPETQMMEDVVDLVFLEHYMTGFAAQHPEYDEAKWILIIRKTWDKMSKYAHEFALSSRIKLPEALVPLILKAVKE
- a CDS encoding cobyrinate a,c-diamide synthase, which gives rise to MGNRFLISAAHKSSGKTTVSIGLCAALAARGHAVQPFKKGPDYIDPMWLSLAAGHPCRNLDLYLMENDDVIATFARHASEVNLVEGNKGLYDGLALDGSNSNAALARLLDLPVVLVIDARGMTRGIAPLILGYQAFDKDIRIAGVILNNLGGKRHESKLRQVIEHYTDVPVVGAIQHDERLSIVERHLGLMPSNESIAANAKVRQIGEIVAGQVDLDRLLVLSRKEPLPIPHSNPLLNPLPQAGEETNAKNVLQFPAMVSPLPCGNKVRIAVARDRSFGFYYADDLDALEAAGAELVPFDTLNDTHLPQVDGLYIGGGFPEACAVELEANASLRNEIRQAIAGGMPAYAECGGLMYLSRSLTHEGRTFEMVGAIPGEVTMHARPIGRGYVHLKEDAEHPWPRPRTNPLPNPLPEMPSPQSSPASGRGGKREEQFSIPAGEGANVRNNCLIRAHEFHYSKLENLPADSRFAYHVERGYGIDGERDGLVVNNLLASYTHLRTIGSCYWATRFVGFIRRCKGEVPDSTSLKEKTL